A single Cucumis melo cultivar AY chromosome 4, USDA_Cmelo_AY_1.0, whole genome shotgun sequence DNA region contains:
- the LOC127148820 gene encoding uncharacterized protein LOC127148820, producing the protein MLDDIRGSSEDSYKMLPQFVYILELNNPGYVVEYKVDADVISIDGTSLKNKYSDTLLSTSTPDTNDQIFPLAFCVVGYKNDFPWTWFCNQLKIIIGGRNEVVIVYNRHKSICKVIEVVFPNVLYCMYVVHLLRNLKLNYKRIVDILFHTCGKAFNIVDFEHEMCLLESSALGIREELESIGFAKWSRAYSPHRRYNVMTTNISESLNSARLKVRELPICSILEILRMMLQR; encoded by the exons ATGTTGGATGATATCCGTGGATCTTCGGAGGACTCGTACAAGATGCTACCCCAATTTGTATACATATTGGAACTCAACAACCCAG GTTATGTTGTTGAATACAAAGTTGATGCCGATG TCATTTCTATTGATGGAACAAGTCTGAAGAATAAGTACAGTGATACTCTCTTATCTACTTCAACACCTGATACCAATGATCAGATTTTTCCACTAGCATTTTGTGTTGTGGGTTATAAAAATGATTTCCCATGGACCTGGTTTTGCAACCAATTGAAGATAATTATAGGTGGTCGAAATGAGGTTGTCATAGTATATAATAGGCATAAAAGTATATGCAAAGTCATAGAGGTAGTATTTCCCAACGTTTTATATTGCATGTACGTTGTTCATTTACTTAGGAACCTGAAGTTGAATTATAAGAGAATAGTCGATATCTTATTTCATACATGTGGGAAGGCTTTTAATATTGTAGACTTTGAACACGAAATGTGTTTGTTGGAATCTTCTGCCCTTGGTATACGTGAGGAGCTTGAATCCATTGGTTTTGCTAAGTGGTCTCGTGCCTACTCACCACATAGAAGATATAATGTCATGACCACTAATATATCTGAGAGTTTGAATTCTGCTAGGCTGAAAGTTAGGGAGTTACCAATATGTTCAATACTTGAGATTTTGCGAATGATGTTGCAAAGATGA